A portion of the Pseudomonas synxantha BG33R genome contains these proteins:
- a CDS encoding adenosylmethionine--8-amino-7-oxononanoate transaminase → MGLNNQWMQRDLAVLWHPCTQMKDHQQLPLIPIKRGEGVWLEDFEGKRYLDAVSSWWVNVFGHANPRINQRIKDQVDQLEHVILAGFSHQPVIELSERLVQMTPEGLTRCFYADNGSSCIEVALKMSFHYWLNRGLPNKKRFVTLTNSYHGETIAAMSVGDVPLFTETYKALLLDTIKVPSPDCYLRPDGMSWEEHSRNMFLAMEQTLADHHDTVAAVIVEPLIQGAGGMRMYHPVYLKLLREACDRYSVHLIHDEIAVGFGRTGSMFACEQAGIRPDFLCLSKALTGGYLPLAAVVTTEDVYSAFYDDYPTLRAFLHSHSYTGNPLACAAALATLDIFEEDNVIENNKALAQRMATATAHLVDHPHVAEVRQTGMVLAIEMVQDKATKAAYPWQERRGLKVFEHALERGALLRPLGSVVYFLPPYVITPEQIDFLAEVASEGIDIATNSNVSVAVPKDFHPGFRDPG, encoded by the coding sequence ATGGGCTTGAACAACCAGTGGATGCAACGCGACCTCGCGGTGCTGTGGCATCCCTGCACCCAGATGAAAGACCACCAGCAACTGCCGCTGATTCCGATCAAGCGCGGTGAAGGCGTATGGCTGGAAGACTTCGAAGGCAAACGCTACCTCGACGCCGTCAGCTCCTGGTGGGTCAACGTGTTCGGCCACGCCAACCCGCGCATCAACCAGCGCATCAAGGACCAGGTCGATCAGTTGGAGCATGTGATCCTCGCCGGTTTCAGCCACCAGCCAGTGATCGAGTTGTCCGAGCGCCTCGTGCAGATGACGCCTGAAGGCCTGACGCGCTGCTTCTACGCCGATAACGGTTCATCCTGTATCGAAGTCGCATTGAAGATGAGCTTTCACTACTGGCTCAACCGTGGCCTGCCGAACAAGAAGCGCTTCGTCACCCTGACCAACAGCTACCACGGCGAAACCATCGCCGCGATGTCGGTAGGCGACGTGCCGTTGTTTACCGAGACCTACAAGGCGCTGCTGCTCGACACCATCAAAGTGCCAAGCCCCGATTGCTACCTGCGCCCCGACGGCATGAGCTGGGAAGAACACTCGCGCAACATGTTCCTGGCCATGGAACAGACCCTGGCTGACCACCACGATACCGTTGCCGCAGTGATTGTCGAGCCACTGATCCAGGGCGCCGGCGGCATGAGGATGTACCACCCGGTGTACCTCAAGCTGCTGCGCGAGGCCTGCGACCGCTACAGCGTGCACTTGATCCACGACGAAATCGCCGTGGGCTTCGGCCGCACCGGCAGCATGTTCGCCTGTGAACAGGCCGGCATCCGCCCGGACTTCCTGTGCCTGTCCAAGGCCCTCACCGGCGGCTACTTGCCGCTGGCCGCCGTGGTCACCACCGAAGATGTCTACAGTGCCTTCTACGACGACTACCCTACCCTTCGCGCCTTCCTGCACTCCCACAGCTACACCGGCAACCCGCTGGCGTGCGCGGCAGCCTTGGCGACGCTGGATATCTTTGAAGAAGACAACGTGATCGAAAACAACAAGGCCCTGGCCCAGCGCATGGCGACCGCCACCGCGCACCTGGTGGACCATCCTCACGTTGCGGAAGTGCGCCAGACGGGCATGGTGCTGGCGATCGAGATGGTGCAGGACAAAGCCACCAAGGCCGCCTACCCGTGGCAGGAACGCCGTGGCTTGAAGGTATTCGAACACGCACTGGAGCGCGGCGCGCTGTTGCGGCCACTGGGCAGCGTGGTGTATTTCCTGCCGCCCTATGTGATTACACCGGAGCAGATCGACTTCCTGGCCGAAGTGGCCAGCGAGGGGATTGATATCGCCACTAACAGCAACGTCAGTGTGGCGGTGCCGAAAGATTTTCACCCAGGCTTTCGTGACCCGGGTTGA